The following coding sequences are from one Eucalyptus grandis isolate ANBG69807.140 chromosome 11, ASM1654582v1, whole genome shotgun sequence window:
- the LOC120289572 gene encoding kinetochore protein SPC24 homolog, protein MGDSSRSIDLEKLVSYSDDLAQVLRDDKDVAALAQCLRHSDALRYSYDADLAGLRSSILEYEEKIDACKKKTEAVRSEVAGDVDIDQLQKELQEELEKERLLMEDLRIVANEINELDLQRISIEERNQVLKKLEQNERKEQEKRVVDEFEFDSTKMTTFDTCTNIWRMISNS, encoded by the exons ATGGGGGATTCCTCTCGGAGCATCGATCTGGAGAAGCTCGTCTCCTACAGCGACGACCTCGCCCAGGTCCTCAGGGACGACAAGGACGTCGCCGCCCTCGCCCAGTGCCTCCGCCACTCCGACGCCCTCCGCTACTCCTACgacgccgacctcgccggactTCGGTCCTCGATCCTGG AGTATGAGGAAAAGATTGATGCTTGCAAGAAGAAAACTGAAGCAGTGAGATCTGAAGTTGCTGGAGATGTTGATATTGACCAACTCCAGAAAGAACTGCAAGAGGAACTTGAGAAGGAACGACTGCTTATGGAGGATTTGAG AATTGTTGCCAATGAAATTAATGAGCTAGATCTCCAAAGGATTTCCATTGAGGAGAGGAACCAAGTTTTGAAGAAACTTGAGCAAAATGAGCGGAAAGAACA GGAGAAAAGGGTGGTGGATGAGTTTGAGTTCGACTCAACAAAGATGACCACCTTTGACACGTGCACCAATATCTGGAGGATGATTAGTAACTCATAG